aaTGTATGCTGTTGTTCAAAAACTGTTGTTTTtgagtaaaaacttaaaatactgttactataaatatagttaaacataaaatctttgttttgtaatgactcaaaattataaaaaaatatatattttcaaaagtgttagtatttttagaaataatgagtgtcttacattaaataatatatcaccacattataatgattatattatttaggtataactgtatagtaatattgtataaatacattatattttatcattaatatattgaaatgataaatattgtattatttaacaatttaaacattaagcaAGTTGTatactacatagtacatacctCAACATAAGTTTAGACAATCTTTCtaaccaataaatatttactgacATCAACCCATTATAGAAAACACTCGGAGGCATAATTGTCCAAATAGGCCAAATGGATGGtttcaaattttctaaaacagATACCTAAAAGTGTTTcagtaagtaatttaatttatatacatgtatacaatttactatattattcttaatttacaataaacttactttttcaaaaaatgtataaactgtatgttttaattgttcttCTTGTggataatgataaatacatattgagCACCAGtgtgatatatattttgtcaaacattttactatttcaaATTCTGTTTCTTCTCTTAATTCTTCACCGAATAatgtacagtttttatttgttctggtttttttagaattaaaatactaaatagacaTTATAAATCAATGCAATTACCCCAtgtattaaaagataatatttatttaattgagaaaataaattaacaatagatGATTCTTAGCttgttaagaaatattttaagtataaaatgatttaagtgaactaaataaatatattaggccATACAACTTTAGtggaaagcaaaaaaaaataaaacccataactaatatcaaaaaattaaaatattattaaatgttacataataaagaaaaaaactttatgaaaattatagagTTTAAAGATAACTAATCAtttgttttctaatttaaaaataaagaatcaaattaatttattttaaaccttaATAGgattaattagaaataataagctttacgttaacaaataaaatcaattattcaaCTTACCAAATTACAAAGGAGATTAGTCAAAGAATTAATAAccattctataaattaattcatctCCGGTGATAAATATagcatataatttttctaaaaacctatattttaattctaaacataataataaaactaattagtatacaatttaaaattatcaataagcAATACTACCTTCTTCTGAAGTGAATGATAAGTATTCAAAtagttcataaattattcGACTATTTTCCATTCCATCCCATGAAATTATGTATTggaatataaacatatttactgCTGTCAAACCTCGATGggcaaatttttgaaattccaaAATTTCTTGtaagaattttgttttttttaatggtttaacAACAATTTCATTACTTAAGAatactaataacattttacaaattaatatttataaaaatcattaagttaagatattattttaattactttgatCTAGGctgtgatataaattatttgaaaatctatGTTGTAAATTCAATTCTTTATCATTGTTCATAAGTAATTTACACCAACCACTCACATTACCCAAAAGTATCAAGCTGTTATTAGAAGAACCTTCCTTCATGAATGATTTTGCTAATTCTTCAGTACTGTATACATACAAGTTAgttggttattttaatatacatagtaaatatttttaagattttttaccttggaaattcaaatttgttatTGACATCCACAAActgaattttactatacaatttatccGAGGACCTTCtttcctaaaataaaataaatattatagttttacattcatattaacatttaaaatatatttaagaaatatacatattctatGAGTTGCTGGGTGTGTGTAAATTGAGGatgtatattcattaattcttTTCGAACACTACGTAAACCGCATGCAAGttctttacaaaatgtattgttacaaTCAAAAAGTCCTTTTTGgcgtatattgtttattgaattAGGACTTTCaaagaaactaaaaaattaaaaaatatataaactgaatgattaaatattattgtttttaaatatttataattacttcaGTAATTTGTTTAGATGTGGTTCAGATTTTGAACCctctataatattcttacaacATGTAATCATCCATTTTTGAACATCATCAGATtttgttaaacaataaataataccagCAACTGGTTGGTTctagtacaataaaattatagtcaaatatatttcatgcatgttttaacagtaataatattataaatatttactcacTACATTTTCATAGTTACAAAGATGAAATaagactttataatatttatcaattacatccatattagttaatttttcttcaaccacatctatatattataaataaaaaacaatacaataattaacaatttatagaaCCATATcatcaatatacctaataaaaaatttaattataaaggttaaattaaaaaaaaaaattattactatttaaatagtttaaaactataatacttacAAAGTAACCAGTAAAAGATGCATTGAGCTTTAGTTCCATCATTAGAATTTTGACGATAAGCTGATAAAGCCCAAACTATAAGTTCTTCACAAATGTCATGGGGTATTGATGGTTCTTCTGGTACTAATGTTAAAAGTATTCGCTTAAAATTTTGTacacctaaaaaaatataatcaaattttaaaaattatttaatttaatactaatcaatgatatattttgattaagtaggtaggtatataccatttattataaaatagatagaattatattttaatctattcaaTAGGTAATTACAGAtacattcattaataatttaatatactttccATAATTAACTTATGATATTGTTATAGTACACGGGTACTTACTTAAATTAACAGTACACAATAATTGACAAACAATATTCATCTCTTCGTGAACTAATCCATTGTGTTGAACAATGTCTTTAAAATCGTTTAGATAATTACTAAACAATACATTAGTTGATAACTTGTttctttctaaaataaatataaacatttacagTTTATGcactaacaatattatactttttaaaaatatataagacaaGTAAATCCCAAATATTAACTACTAAATGGAATTAAAATGatgatacattattttcttggttttaaattgtatagcaTGAAGTAATCACTCTTAATCTCATACTAAACATGttgtaaatttacttaatttaggATATACTTGTACACACCttgtattactttaaattaataatatttataacaaaatcaaatacaagtaagaagaaaataattagttagttTCATACAATGTAGTGTGTAAAACTTACCAATACTTTGTGATAATTCATTGAAGAACATACTACGGTCGTAGTGATAATCCTCGCTTTGATCACTCATTGTTATGAGTTTTATTGCaactttaatacaaatatgaaataaaataaatggaaatcaATCATTCAAATTGGTCACTTGCTCACTCGCGGGAGAGTTCAATAGCCAACATCCGACACTGAGTACTAACCATACTGGCTAAGTGACAACTGATTCGTAATACGATTATACGAATTACGATACGAGTACACAAGCAATACGACTGTGAAGTGTGAACTGCGAAGTGCGAACTgagaattaaaatgaaaaaaataacgaattttcgttattaaatttatcagttATCTCTAAGCCGAACTACCGCGTTAGTGGTAAACTGGTAACAGAATCGTTTGTTTTTCGTTCTAGAAATTCTCCcactattttatttggttATCGTTCGATTCTTTCGGTGCTTACTGCTTACTATAGTTTACTACTTTACTATAGTAGTAAGTTTCAGTACTTTGGTGATTTGGTTTTGGTTATTTGACTACGACTTGTctaatcttattaattttgacttgtttttattgaattaatattatttttaaagtttcctaaaatattattttacttaataccgTTCATAATCGTACTGTTTGAGCAAGTTATAACGAACAAAAACAGGACCAGTGAATGTTATCATCCAAAAACTATCATTGAAATgatataaaacgaaaaacattattgaattcaatattcaaGATTCTACATTCAGATCTAATATTTGAAGAACTAGTGTGcacaggtacctataatatatattttataaactaacatTACTGTCTCATACATTGTATTGaactcaatattaaattttagtgttaCTGttcttatagttttatattcaaaatgagTTACGGCGATTCTGAAGCGAAAATGAATCTTTCTGCTTTGCAAAGAGTAGATCCATATGTTGATAGTATTGTACAGACAGCTGGACATGTTGCTTTGTATTCTTTCAATGCAGAAGCAAATGCATGGCAAAAAACCAATGTAGAAGGAACTTTACATGTGTATACACGATCTGCTGAACCTCtacatagtattatgataatgaatagattaaatacaaacaactTAATGGAACCAATTGAAAGTGGCCTAGATCTTCAACTTCAAGagccatttttattatacagaaaCTGTGGTGGTTCCATTTATGGTATTTGGTTTTATGACAAAGATGAATGTGCCAAAATTTCTAATATACTGAaatcattgttaaaaaatctgatagtaaaacaaaatgataaaattaccaAACAAGAAACTGGTTCTACTAAAAGTATTGATCTCGTTTCAATGCTCAGTCGAGCACAGGAggattataggtaattatttttttttttattattcaatgtatGCTTCACCCATAggttttaatcatataatgtttaagttggttttttaacttaaatacctaggcattttaaaatgtcaatttagataactaaaataaatcattaactagttatttaatcaaataaccatccattttgaatttaaaatccaaaaatatatgtatagctaTAACTATAGTAGTACAACTACCCAATTTTGAGCAGATAATGtatcatttttcatattcatgacaaagttgaataaaaataaggttAAAAtgatggtataaatattattgttatagttttgTAGAAGttctattgattataatttgtggAAGTATGGGtattatggtaaataatacatattgctCAGCACATTATACTACTTTAAACTATGTTAGTAACAGGTGCTCAttagattatacatttttactatttttaacgtGTTAATGGAATCAGCAATATTAGTTAAGAGACCAAAGCCTGTTgatgaaacaatttttatattttctccaCAACAGTTAGAATTCTATGTCAAAATTTTGTGTTCCctagtaaaacattttgagtaatgttatttaaattttaagtcaatatgtcaaaattgacACAAAcctcaaaaactaaaatagctCCGATATTTAACTTTTCAAGACCAATTTaaccaaaaatgtttattttctaccattttttataacatttttaatcttgcatatcataaatgaaaatcattcaaattttatgtacactgatttataataaatcatatttaatattgcataaaaCGGACTGATTCAAATTTCAACAGGGTTTTCATAAGCATATTACCTcagaattaaaacattattaatttttttcttatatttcatatttgatgTAATTACCTTAATAGcgatgttaaacatttttgtaatttacatttaatagagTTTAAAAAGGGTAAATCTATGaggatagtatttattataggcaACACTATGTAAAATCAActagtaattagtatattatgttaaactaaTAGGGCCAATAAGACCAGCTCCAAAGGATCCGAAACACCA
The DNA window shown above is from Aphis gossypii isolate Hap1 chromosome 2, ASM2018417v2, whole genome shotgun sequence and carries:
- the LOC114130538 gene encoding uncharacterized protein LOC114130538; protein product: MSDQSEDYHYDRSMFFNELSQSIERNKLSTNVLFSNYLNDFKDIVQHNGLVHEEMNIVCQLLCTVNLSVQNFKRILLTLVPEEPSIPHDICEELIVWALSAYRQNSNDGTKAQCIFYWLLYVVEEKLTNMDVIDKYYKVLFHLCNYENVNQPVAGIIYCLTKSDDVQKWMITCCKNIIEGSKSEPHLNKLLNFFESPNSINNIRQKGLFDCNNTFCKELACGLRSVRKELMNIHPQFTHTQQLIEYERRSSDKLYSKIQFVDVNNKFEFPSTEELAKSFMKEGSSNNSLILLGNVSGWCKLLMNNDKELNLQHRFSNNLYHSLDQIFLSNEIVVKPLKKTKFLQEILEFQKFAHRGLTAVNMFIFQYIISWDGMENSRIIYELFEYLSFTSEEELKYRFLEKLYAIFITGDELIYRMVINSLTNLLCNLYFNSKKTRTNKNCTLFGEELREETEFEIVKCLTKYISHWCSICIYHYPQEEQLKHTVYTFFEKVSVLENLKPSIWPIWTIMPPSVFYNGLMSVNIYWLERLSKLMLRHIKVDTDRIQDLADNTLILRPLQLFDLYMADFYNALHAGELFEKREEGFIFKYLKEKEVEKDFKIVNLNICFQMEKHIALAPYLMNAMHTVEDPLDLLQTEAPNLHKLILTLNENLQNDDTENEISSINL